The following coding sequences are from one Paenibacillus stellifer window:
- a CDS encoding CidB/LrgB family autolysis modulator has protein sequence MLTGTLFLALTLGVYLASKKIYFARKSMLLSPLIVTPLVIIAFLLVTGTSYTSYNAGGKWLTDLLQPATVAFAIPLHKNFKVLKKHAAEIGIGVLTGTVTAVVSSVLLARWLHLSNDLASSLVPRSVTTPIAMNISQSIGGIPSITAVFVIMTGILGTLMGPSIHRLFRIDNEIARGVSLGTAAHGTGTSKAFELSSLTGTISSIAMILTALLTLGVAPAALAVFLH, from the coding sequence ATGCTGACCGGAACGCTGTTCCTAGCTCTGACTCTCGGGGTGTATCTCGCGTCTAAAAAGATCTATTTCGCCCGCAAGAGCATGCTGCTGTCTCCGCTGATCGTGACTCCCCTGGTAATCATCGCTTTTCTGCTGGTGACAGGGACCTCCTATACATCCTACAATGCGGGAGGCAAATGGCTTACCGATCTGCTTCAGCCGGCAACCGTCGCCTTTGCAATCCCTCTTCATAAGAACTTCAAAGTGCTCAAGAAGCATGCTGCCGAAATCGGGATCGGCGTGCTGACAGGCACGGTGACGGCGGTCGTGTCCTCCGTTCTGCTGGCCAGATGGCTGCATCTCAGCAACGATCTGGCCAGCAGCCTGGTGCCGCGCTCGGTAACAACACCGATCGCGATGAACATCTCGCAGAGCATCGGAGGCATTCCGAGCATTACAGCAGTATTCGTCATCATGACCGGCATCCTCGGAACGCTGATGGGACCGTCCATTCACCGCCTCTTCCGCATTGACAATGAAATTGCGCGCGGTGTATCGCTGGGAACCGCCGCGCATGGTACGGGCACTTCCAAAGCCTTTGAGCTGAGTTCGCTCACGGGCACCATTTCCAGTATCGCGATGATTCTGACGGCGTTGTTAACGCTTGGCGTGGCGCCGGCCGCTCTCGCGGTATTCCTCCACTAG
- a CDS encoding Gfo/Idh/MocA family protein translates to MTLSIGMVGTGWFAKVHADLLAGMEGVKLAAICGTSKDKADAMARSYAAQGYGEITEMLDAHKLDAVYVCVTPGAHGAIERTLIRRGIPFFTEKPLGVTTEIPASLLQDIQDSGLLTSVGYHFRYQENVQRLKKLLSGDKIGMVVGQWMGSMPGAPWWRDQERSGGQFTEQTTHIVDLLRYLAGEVTEVYGMFGNRVMHEKHKGVNVADVGTVSLKLENGIVANISNTCVLPGEVGKVGLSFYNDRGLLDWNPQRLLETREGESQEYANTGNPYVTESEAFLQAVRTGDRSGILSDYADAYRTLKVTCAAFESAKKGAAVKL, encoded by the coding sequence ATGACACTGAGCATTGGAATGGTAGGGACAGGCTGGTTCGCGAAGGTTCACGCCGATTTGCTTGCCGGTATGGAGGGTGTGAAGCTGGCGGCCATTTGCGGCACGAGCAAGGACAAGGCCGACGCAATGGCGCGCTCCTACGCGGCGCAGGGTTATGGAGAAATAACGGAGATGCTGGACGCCCATAAGCTGGATGCCGTCTATGTCTGCGTGACGCCGGGGGCGCACGGGGCGATTGAGCGGACGCTGATCCGCCGGGGCATTCCCTTCTTCACCGAGAAGCCGCTTGGGGTGACCACCGAAATACCGGCGAGCCTTCTTCAGGACATCCAGGACAGCGGGCTGCTCACTTCCGTGGGCTATCACTTCCGCTACCAGGAAAATGTGCAGCGACTCAAGAAGCTGCTCTCGGGCGACAAGATCGGCATGGTGGTTGGCCAGTGGATGGGCAGCATGCCGGGGGCGCCGTGGTGGCGCGATCAGGAGAGGTCGGGCGGGCAGTTCACCGAGCAGACAACGCATATCGTGGACCTGCTCCGCTATCTGGCCGGGGAGGTCACAGAGGTCTACGGCATGTTCGGCAACCGGGTCATGCACGAGAAGCATAAGGGCGTTAACGTGGCAGATGTCGGAACCGTATCGCTGAAGCTTGAGAACGGCATCGTGGCCAATATCTCCAACACCTGCGTACTGCCGGGCGAAGTCGGCAAAGTCGGGCTCAGCTTCTACAATGACCGCGGCCTGCTGGACTGGAACCCGCAGCGGCTGCTGGAGACCCGGGAGGGCGAGAGTCAGGAGTATGCCAATACCGGGAATCCTTATGTGACGGAGAGCGAGGCGTTCCTGCAAGCCGTCCGCACAGGGGACCGCAGCGGCATACTGAGCGATTATGCAGACGCTTACCGGACGCTGAAGGTCACCTGTGCCGCCTTCGAGTCGGCCAAGAAGGGAGCGGCGGTGAAGCTGTAA
- a CDS encoding CidA/LrgA family holin-like protein: MKKYLFGVLQVGALTIFSMIMSHLSSWLHLPIPGSIIGMAVLFILLETGVVKLNWIEVGASWLLAELLLFFIPSAIGIMKYGSLLETDGLRVLSVVIAGSFLVIASSGLLTSYIHKTKEGRHHADRNAVPSSDSRGVSRV, from the coding sequence ATGAAAAAATATTTATTTGGAGTGCTGCAGGTAGGTGCGCTGACTATATTCTCAATGATCATGAGTCACCTTTCCTCTTGGCTGCATCTTCCGATTCCCGGAAGCATTATCGGCATGGCCGTACTGTTCATTCTTCTGGAGACCGGCGTCGTGAAGCTGAACTGGATCGAGGTCGGAGCTTCCTGGCTGCTGGCCGAGCTGCTGCTGTTCTTTATTCCTTCCGCGATCGGCATCATGAAATACGGTTCCCTGCTTGAGACCGACGGTCTGCGGGTGCTGTCCGTAGTTATCGCAGGAAGCTTTCTCGTTATCGCAAGCTCAGGATTATTGACATCCTATATCCACAAAACCAAGGAGGGAAGACATCATGCTGACCGGAACGCTGTTCCTAGCTCTGACTCTCGGGGTGTATCTCGCGTCTAA